The following are from one region of the Heliangelus exortis chromosome 2, bHelExo1.hap1, whole genome shotgun sequence genome:
- the CYRIB gene encoding CYFIP-related Rac1 interactor B isoform X1 — translation MGNLLKVLTCTDLEQGPNFFLDFENAQPTESEKEIYNQVNVVLKDAEGILEDLQSYRGAGHEIREAIQHPNDEKLQEKAWGAVVPLVGKLKKFYEFSQRLEAGLRGLLGALTSTPYSPTQHLEREQALAKQFAEILHFTLRFDELKMTNPAIQNDFSYYRRTLSRMRINNVPAEGENEVNNELANRMSLFYAEATPMLKTLSDATTKFVSENKNLPIENTTDCLSTMASVCRVMLETPEYRSRFTNEETVSFCLRVMVGVIILYDHVHPVGAFAKTSKIDMKGCIKVLKDQPPNSVEGLLNALRYTTKHLNDETTSKQIKSMLQ, via the exons ATGGGGAACCTTCTAAAAGTTTTGACATGCACAGACCTTGAGCAGGGGCCaaattttttccttgattttgaAA ATGCTCAACCTACAGaatctgaaaaggaaatttatAATCAGGTGAATGTAGTGTTAAAGGATGCAGAAGGAATACTGGAAGACTTGCAGTCATATAGAGGAGCTGGCCATGAGATACGAGAG GCAATTCAGCATCCTAATGATGAGAAGCTGCAAGAGAAAGCATGGGGTGCAGTTGTACCACTAGTAGGCAAACTAAAGAAATTCTATGAATTTTCTCAAAGACTAG AGGCAGGACTGCGTGGTCTGTTGGGAGCCCTGACCAGCACTCCTTATTCGCCAACGCAACACCTGGAGCGAGAGCAGGCTCTCGCTAAGCAGTTTGCAGAAATTCTTCACTTTACACTCCGTTTTGATGAGCTCAAG ATGACAAATCCTGCTATACAGAATGACTTCAGCTACTATAGAAGAACTCTGAGCCGTATGAGGATTAACAATGTCCCA gcagagggagaaaatgAAGTAAATAATGAGTTGGCAAACAGAATGTCTTTATTTTATGCAGAAGCAACGCCAATGTTGAAAACCTTAAGTGATGCTACAACAAAGTTTGTGTCAGAG aATAAAAATTTACCGATAGAAAATACTACAGATTGCTTAAGCACCATGGCCAGTGTGTGCAGGGTCATGCTGGAAACCCC tgaATATAGAAGCAGGTTTACAAATGAGGAAACGGTATCGTTCTGTCTGAGGGTAATGGTGGGGGTCATCATACTCTATGACCACGTGCATCCGGTGGGCGCTTTTGCCAAAACTTCAAAAATTGAT ATGAAAGGATGCATCAAAGTTCTTAAGGACCAGCCTCCTAACAGTGTAGAAGGCCTTCTAAATGCTCTCAG gTACACAACAAAGCATTTGAATGATGAGACTACCTCCAAGCAAATTAAATCCATGTTGCAATAA
- the CYRIB gene encoding CYFIP-related Rac1 interactor B isoform X2 produces MGNLIKVLTRDIDHNAAHFFLDFENAQPTESEKEIYNQVNVVLKDAEGILEDLQSYRGAGHEIREAIQHPNDEKLQEKAWGAVVPLVGKLKKFYEFSQRLEAGLRGLLGALTSTPYSPTQHLEREQALAKQFAEILHFTLRFDELKMTNPAIQNDFSYYRRTLSRMRINNVPAEGENEVNNELANRMSLFYAEATPMLKTLSDATTKFVSENKNLPIENTTDCLSTMASVCRVMLETPEYRSRFTNEETVSFCLRVMVGVIILYDHVHPVGAFAKTSKIDMKGCIKVLKDQPPNSVEGLLNALRYTTKHLNDETTSKQIKSMLQ; encoded by the exons ATGGGTAATCTCATTAAGGTGCTAACCAGGGACATTGACCACAATGCAGCAcattttttcttggattttgaAA ATGCTCAACCTACAGaatctgaaaaggaaatttatAATCAGGTGAATGTAGTGTTAAAGGATGCAGAAGGAATACTGGAAGACTTGCAGTCATATAGAGGAGCTGGCCATGAGATACGAGAG GCAATTCAGCATCCTAATGATGAGAAGCTGCAAGAGAAAGCATGGGGTGCAGTTGTACCACTAGTAGGCAAACTAAAGAAATTCTATGAATTTTCTCAAAGACTAG AGGCAGGACTGCGTGGTCTGTTGGGAGCCCTGACCAGCACTCCTTATTCGCCAACGCAACACCTGGAGCGAGAGCAGGCTCTCGCTAAGCAGTTTGCAGAAATTCTTCACTTTACACTCCGTTTTGATGAGCTCAAG ATGACAAATCCTGCTATACAGAATGACTTCAGCTACTATAGAAGAACTCTGAGCCGTATGAGGATTAACAATGTCCCA gcagagggagaaaatgAAGTAAATAATGAGTTGGCAAACAGAATGTCTTTATTTTATGCAGAAGCAACGCCAATGTTGAAAACCTTAAGTGATGCTACAACAAAGTTTGTGTCAGAG aATAAAAATTTACCGATAGAAAATACTACAGATTGCTTAAGCACCATGGCCAGTGTGTGCAGGGTCATGCTGGAAACCCC tgaATATAGAAGCAGGTTTACAAATGAGGAAACGGTATCGTTCTGTCTGAGGGTAATGGTGGGGGTCATCATACTCTATGACCACGTGCATCCGGTGGGCGCTTTTGCCAAAACTTCAAAAATTGAT ATGAAAGGATGCATCAAAGTTCTTAAGGACCAGCCTCCTAACAGTGTAGAAGGCCTTCTAAATGCTCTCAG gTACACAACAAAGCATTTGAATGATGAGACTACCTCCAAGCAAATTAAATCCATGTTGCAATAA